The following are encoded together in the Gordonia insulae genome:
- a CDS encoding SDR family NAD(P)-dependent oxidoreductase: MRLQGKIVVITGSGSGLGRDAASLFASEGATIVTSDIVPGRAEAAAKEVEAAGGTAVAIDADVRKEADIKNLVSQTVANFGRIDVMWANAGIPEPGFGSQPFIDSSLEDWDNIFRVNTTGIYLAWKHAAKWMVTNNHSGNLLATTSAAAFVAYPGFPMYTASKAGANGLVHAAAIELGKFGIRANALCPTHGMSVNFALPAEADVLGKSYEEMSPWDPDHRAMPLRLDRPPNLRDNSSLALFLASDESLYMTGQTIQSADGGQFARSSIIFPTDLGEDNDITAGSIPEELRDQAD, translated from the coding sequence ATGAGGTTGCAAGGCAAAATTGTCGTCATCACCGGATCGGGTTCAGGTCTGGGACGCGACGCCGCATCGTTGTTCGCGTCGGAAGGAGCGACGATCGTCACAAGCGACATCGTGCCCGGCCGTGCCGAGGCGGCGGCGAAGGAGGTCGAGGCTGCCGGTGGGACTGCCGTCGCCATTGATGCCGACGTCCGCAAAGAGGCAGACATCAAGAATCTTGTATCCCAGACCGTTGCCAACTTCGGACGTATCGACGTCATGTGGGCCAACGCAGGGATCCCGGAGCCAGGGTTTGGTTCGCAACCGTTCATCGACTCGTCGCTCGAAGACTGGGACAACATATTCAGAGTGAACACCACGGGGATCTATCTCGCATGGAAGCATGCAGCGAAGTGGATGGTGACGAACAACCATAGCGGCAACCTGCTTGCAACCACCTCTGCGGCGGCGTTTGTCGCATACCCGGGGTTTCCGATGTACACGGCGTCGAAAGCGGGCGCGAACGGTCTCGTCCACGCCGCAGCCATCGAGTTGGGCAAGTTCGGAATTCGCGCGAATGCGCTGTGCCCAACGCACGGTATGTCGGTCAACTTCGCGCTCCCCGCAGAGGCTGACGTGCTCGGGAAGTCGTACGAGGAGATGTCACCCTGGGATCCCGACCATCGAGCGATGCCGCTTCGGCTCGATCGCCCGCCGAATCTGCGCGACAACTCTAGTCTCGCTCTGTTCCTGGCGTCCGACGAGTCGCTCTACATGACCGGACAGACCATTCAGTCAGCCGATGGCGGGCAATTCGCTCGTTCCTCGATAATCTTCCCGACTGACCTCGGCGAAGACAACGACATCACCGCCGGCTCGATACCGGAAGAGCTTCGCGATCAGGCCGACTGA
- a CDS encoding Zn-ribbon domain-containing OB-fold protein codes for MALKSIAERLFVEVDDGVQLIGGRCDDCNEVFFPTRSTCGRCQSEHVTDETLPRRGKVWTWTSQSFLPKEPYNGSETEADFEAFVVGYIDLPGACIVQGRIDVPADRAVELADLGTEVESFAYEFRRRSDGEMVHTYAFRPVVTKAGETK; via the coding sequence ATGGCATTGAAGTCGATAGCCGAAAGACTGTTCGTAGAGGTCGACGACGGCGTTCAACTGATCGGAGGTCGCTGCGACGACTGCAACGAGGTCTTTTTTCCGACGCGAAGCACGTGTGGACGATGCCAGAGTGAGCATGTCACCGACGAGACTCTGCCCCGGCGCGGCAAGGTGTGGACCTGGACAAGCCAGTCATTCCTGCCGAAAGAGCCCTACAACGGCTCGGAAACCGAGGCAGACTTCGAGGCATTCGTAGTCGGGTATATCGATCTCCCCGGTGCGTGCATCGTCCAAGGCAGGATCGACGTCCCCGCTGACCGAGCCGTCGAGTTGGCGGACCTGGGAACCGAAGTCGAGTCCTTCGCCTACGAGTTCAGACGCCGGAGCGATGGAGAAATGGTCCATACCTACGCATTTCGTCCGGTTGTCACGAAGGCAGGGGAAACCAAATGA
- a CDS encoding aldehyde dehydrogenase family protein, whose protein sequence is MTTSVDYEGRLFIGGEFREASSGLRYAVINPADQSVVASVADAGPEDVAAAVSAARIAADTTDWSTNHDFRRRCLTQLQAALREAAPQFRQLATAEAGTPQQATVTHVDAMIEDMDYFNGLIGTWHWEEDLPAYDLMGMSSNRRIRYEPYGVVGAITPWNAPFMTNLWKVAHALATGNTVVLKSAPDTPLSAALIAKVAAESTDIPTGVLNTISSSDKAIAGEALTTDPRVDLFHFTGSPAVGQRIAQNAAVGIRHVVLELGGKSANVLLPDADLDMATALGVGMCMANSGQGCALATRMVVHADIYDEVVARLEAAVSALPWGDPTDLGTVVGPIIREEQLQRIEGLVDRAVAAGARVVTGGRRADVNGKGFWYLPTVVADVDENAEIAQEEVFGPVLTVIRYVGDDDEAVRVANNSRYGLSAYVQSRDEDRAWNVANRLKAGTVNINNSFYLSPDSPFGGYGISGDGVEHGEAGFREYLQLKTIASPNNP, encoded by the coding sequence TTGACAACAAGTGTGGATTACGAGGGCCGTCTGTTCATCGGCGGCGAGTTCAGGGAGGCGTCGTCTGGCCTTCGTTATGCCGTCATCAACCCGGCGGACCAATCAGTGGTCGCATCGGTTGCCGATGCGGGGCCTGAGGATGTGGCAGCGGCCGTCTCGGCTGCGCGAATTGCCGCTGATACCACCGACTGGAGTACCAACCATGACTTCCGTCGACGCTGTCTCACCCAGCTGCAGGCGGCCCTACGTGAAGCGGCACCGCAATTCCGTCAGCTCGCAACAGCGGAGGCCGGAACTCCTCAACAAGCGACGGTGACGCACGTCGACGCCATGATCGAAGACATGGACTATTTCAACGGTCTGATCGGGACGTGGCACTGGGAGGAAGACCTGCCGGCATACGACCTGATGGGTATGTCGAGCAATCGGCGGATCCGGTACGAGCCGTACGGCGTAGTCGGTGCCATCACCCCATGGAATGCCCCGTTCATGACCAACCTCTGGAAGGTGGCGCACGCCCTCGCGACGGGTAACACGGTCGTCCTGAAAAGTGCGCCGGACACGCCCCTGAGCGCAGCGCTCATCGCCAAGGTGGCCGCCGAGTCAACTGATATTCCCACAGGCGTTCTGAATACGATCAGCTCGTCGGACAAGGCGATCGCAGGCGAGGCGCTTACTACTGATCCTCGCGTCGACCTGTTCCACTTCACGGGCTCACCCGCTGTGGGACAACGTATTGCGCAGAACGCGGCCGTCGGTATCCGCCATGTGGTACTCGAACTCGGTGGTAAGTCCGCCAACGTCCTCCTACCGGACGCGGACTTGGACATGGCTACCGCACTTGGTGTGGGCATGTGCATGGCGAACAGCGGGCAGGGCTGCGCGCTTGCGACACGCATGGTCGTACATGCCGACATCTACGATGAAGTCGTCGCTCGGCTGGAAGCTGCCGTGAGCGCGTTGCCGTGGGGAGATCCAACCGATCTGGGCACTGTCGTCGGACCGATTATCCGTGAAGAGCAACTGCAGCGGATCGAAGGGCTCGTCGACCGGGCGGTTGCGGCGGGCGCCCGTGTCGTCACCGGCGGTCGGCGCGCCGACGTCAATGGGAAGGGCTTCTGGTACCTGCCGACGGTGGTCGCAGATGTCGACGAGAACGCCGAGATCGCGCAGGAAGAAGTCTTCGGTCCTGTGCTCACGGTGATCCGCTATGTCGGCGACGACGATGAAGCCGTCCGGGTCGCCAACAACAGCCGCTACGGCCTTTCGGCGTACGTCCAGTCACGTGACGAGGATCGAGCGTGGAACGTCGCGAACCGCCTCAAGGCGGGCACTGTCAACATCAACAACTCCTTTTACCTTTCGCCGGATTCACCTTTCGGCGGCTACGGGATCAGTGGTGATGGAGTGGAGCACGGCGAAGCGGGCTTCCGTGAGTACCTGCAGCTCAAAACAATTGCCAGCCCGAACAATCCCTGA